In Moritella sp. F3, the following are encoded in one genomic region:
- a CDS encoding GGDEF domain-containing protein: MSKKLFALSAQYLKKAMPLMIKYQIPTTPTNYALWYHYVSDNNSALQKQLDDKIAQHGTCTPAATEELYQRFIVDKREQEITQLRSELDTMTNDLSSSLHDTLNDTNEFDRMLNKCLNELSGVEADGFSIEKTLSAVRELVKESHDVRSSTRHFKSQLHEAQAEIAQLRETLSETQHDAMHDALTGLLNRRVFNKEIETFCSNPSLSRNFSILMIDIDNFKAFNDDFGHQLGDQVLKVIAKRIADSCQEGEQVFRYGGEEFVLILPNKTFTIARQNAESIRRAIERLSIRDKRSGKRIDNITVSIGVSENIPRDSSSDILTRADLQLYEAKRLGRNRVMPMPR; the protein is encoded by the coding sequence ATGTCTAAAAAACTCTTTGCTTTATCGGCTCAATATTTAAAAAAAGCCATGCCGCTGATGATCAAATATCAAATTCCGACAACGCCAACCAATTACGCGCTGTGGTATCACTATGTATCAGATAATAATAGTGCATTACAAAAACAGCTGGATGATAAAATAGCGCAACACGGAACGTGTACTCCCGCCGCGACCGAAGAACTCTACCAACGTTTTATCGTCGACAAACGCGAACAAGAAATAACGCAACTACGCAGTGAACTCGACACCATGACCAATGATTTAAGCAGCTCATTACACGATACGCTTAACGATACTAATGAATTTGATCGGATGTTGAATAAATGCTTAAACGAGTTATCCGGTGTTGAAGCGGATGGTTTTTCGATTGAAAAAACACTGTCCGCAGTACGAGAGTTAGTTAAAGAATCTCATGATGTGCGTTCATCAACACGGCATTTCAAAAGTCAATTACATGAAGCTCAAGCTGAAATAGCGCAATTACGTGAGACTTTATCAGAAACCCAGCATGATGCAATGCATGACGCTCTAACCGGCTTACTCAACCGTCGGGTATTCAATAAAGAAATTGAGACCTTTTGTAGTAACCCCAGCTTGAGTCGTAATTTTTCTATTTTGATGATTGATATTGATAATTTTAAAGCATTTAATGATGATTTTGGTCACCAGCTTGGTGATCAAGTATTGAAAGTAATAGCTAAACGTATTGCCGATAGCTGCCAAGAAGGCGAACAAGTATTTCGCTATGGTGGTGAAGAGTTTGTGCTGATTTTACCGAACAAAACATTCACAATCGCCCGTCAAAATGCTGAATCTATTCGTCGTGCAATCGAACGATTAAGTATTCGCGATAAACGCTCAGGCAAGCGAATCGATAATATTACCGTGTCTATCGGTGTGAGTGAAAATATACCACGTGATAGCAGTAGTGACATCTTAACGCGCGCTGACCTGCAGCTCTATGAAGCGAAACGTCTTGGCCGTAATCGAGTCATGCCAATGCCGCGTTAA
- a CDS encoding TatD family hydrolase has protein sequence MIELVDSHCHLDFADFDFDRIDVLARAKAKGVHYFLVPGIGPHNWQSVLALANKHSGVYAALGIHPYFLANFDNSYLQLLDEYLATEKGVVAVGEFGLDKMVDFPFEQQLHICKQQLVLAKQYDLPVILHCRKAHNELIQLLQQVKLPRGGVIHGFSGSTQLAMQYIKLGFKLGIGGVITYPRAGKTRQAVSELPLASLLLETDSPDMPIKGYQGVRNEPVNITEVLQELVKLRPESEKVIAKTNLSSFFELFLS, from the coding sequence GTGATTGAACTTGTCGACAGCCATTGCCATTTAGATTTTGCAGATTTTGATTTCGACCGTATCGATGTACTCGCGAGGGCGAAAGCTAAAGGGGTACATTACTTCTTAGTACCTGGTATTGGTCCCCACAATTGGCAATCGGTATTGGCGTTAGCAAATAAGCACTCTGGCGTTTATGCGGCACTGGGTATCCACCCTTATTTTTTAGCCAACTTTGATAATAGCTATTTGCAGCTACTCGATGAATACTTAGCAACAGAAAAAGGTGTCGTTGCTGTCGGGGAGTTTGGGCTAGATAAAATGGTCGATTTCCCATTCGAGCAACAACTGCACATTTGTAAACAGCAACTCGTGTTAGCGAAGCAATATGATTTACCGGTTATTTTGCATTGCCGTAAAGCACACAATGAATTAATTCAGCTACTCCAGCAGGTGAAACTCCCCCGTGGTGGTGTGATCCATGGTTTTAGTGGTAGTACGCAGTTGGCTATGCAATATATTAAGCTAGGCTTTAAACTTGGCATTGGTGGGGTTATCACTTATCCAAGGGCGGGTAAAACGCGGCAAGCAGTTAGTGAATTACCTTTAGCGTCATTATTATTAGAAACAGACTCGCCAGATATGCCTATAAAGGGCTATCAAGGCGTTCGTAATGAACCTGTTAACATTACAGAAGTGTTACAGGAGCTCGTTAAATTAAGACCCGAGTCAGAAAAAGTAATTGCAAAAACCAATCTAAGCTCATTTTTTGAGCTGTTTCTGTCTTAA
- the deoC gene encoding deoxyribose-phosphate aldolase, producing the protein MSNFKVAAQRALNMMDLTTLNDDDTDAKVIELCHKAKSAAGNTAAVCIYPRFVPIARKTLNAIGAETVKIATVTNFPHGNDDVAIAVAETKAAVAYGADEVDVVFPYRALMAGNADVGFELVKACKAACPANVQLKVIVETGELKTEALIRQASEISIDAGADFIKTSTGKVPVNATLEFAKIMLTVISEKNTDVGFKPAGGVKNAEQAGEYLALAESILGKDWVSPAKFRFGASSLLANLLAELELAEKPADSSGY; encoded by the coding sequence ATGAGTAACTTTAAAGTAGCAGCGCAACGTGCATTAAACATGATGGACCTGACAACACTTAACGATGATGATACAGATGCGAAAGTAATTGAACTGTGTCATAAAGCGAAAAGTGCTGCAGGTAATACTGCTGCTGTTTGTATTTACCCTCGCTTTGTTCCTATCGCGCGTAAAACATTGAATGCAATCGGTGCTGAAACGGTAAAAATCGCGACAGTAACGAATTTCCCGCACGGTAATGACGATGTTGCTATCGCTGTAGCTGAAACAAAAGCGGCTGTTGCCTACGGCGCAGATGAAGTTGACGTTGTATTCCCATACCGCGCACTGATGGCTGGTAATGCTGACGTTGGTTTCGAATTAGTGAAAGCATGTAAAGCAGCATGTCCTGCTAACGTTCAACTTAAAGTGATCGTTGAAACTGGCGAACTTAAAACAGAAGCATTAATCCGTCAAGCGAGCGAAATCTCAATTGATGCAGGTGCTGACTTCATTAAAACATCAACAGGTAAAGTGCCTGTTAATGCAACGTTAGAATTCGCTAAGATCATGCTTACTGTGATCAGCGAGAAAAACACTGATGTTGGTTTCAAACCCGCTGGTGGCGTTAAAAATGCTGAGCAAGCAGGTGAATACCTTGCATTAGCTGAGTCAATTCTAGGTAAAGACTGGGTTTCTCCAGCAAAATTCCGTTTCGGCGCATCAAGCCTACTTGCTAACTTATTAGCTGAGCTTGAATTAGCAGAAAAGCCTGCTGACAGCAGCGGTTACTAA
- a CDS encoding NupC/NupG family nucleoside CNT transporter, with protein MNFVMGIVGVFVLLGLAVLLSDNRKAINLRTVGGAFAIQVAVGAFILYFPPGKELLQGLSTGVANVIAYGNEGIQFLFGDLAKFKVGFIFAINVLPVIVFFSSLIAVLYYVGIMSVVINFIGGGLQKLLGTSRAESLSATANIFVGQTEAPLVVRPFIKSMTKSELFAVMVGGLASIAGSVLAGYAGLGIKIEYLVAASFMAAPGGLLMAKIIKPETETPKVTLDDLDDSEDEKPANVLDAAAAGASSGMMLALNVGAMLIAFVGLIALANGITGGIGAWFDMPELTIQMILGWVFSPLAFVIGVPWHEAVAAGSFIGQKLVVNEFVAFLDFVSYIKNNELSEHTQIIISFALCGFANFSSIAILLGGLGSLAPTRRADIASMGMKAVLAASLANLMSAALAGLFLA; from the coding sequence ATGAATTTTGTAATGGGTATTGTAGGCGTTTTCGTTCTACTTGGTTTAGCAGTACTGCTATCGGATAACAGAAAAGCGATTAACCTTCGCACTGTTGGTGGCGCTTTTGCTATCCAGGTTGCTGTTGGTGCGTTCATTTTATATTTCCCTCCGGGTAAAGAATTACTGCAAGGTCTTTCTACTGGTGTAGCAAACGTTATTGCTTATGGTAATGAAGGTATTCAATTCTTATTTGGTGACTTAGCGAAATTCAAAGTTGGTTTCATCTTTGCAATTAACGTATTGCCAGTAATCGTGTTCTTCTCATCATTAATCGCTGTTTTATACTACGTCGGTATCATGAGCGTAGTGATTAACTTTATTGGTGGTGGCTTACAGAAACTATTAGGCACAAGTCGTGCTGAATCACTTTCTGCAACTGCAAATATCTTTGTTGGTCAAACTGAAGCACCACTTGTTGTGCGTCCGTTTATTAAATCAATGACTAAATCAGAGCTATTTGCTGTGATGGTTGGTGGTCTTGCGTCTATCGCTGGTTCAGTTCTAGCTGGTTATGCTGGTCTTGGTATTAAAATTGAGTACTTGGTTGCTGCGTCATTCATGGCTGCACCGGGTGGTCTATTAATGGCTAAAATCATTAAACCTGAAACTGAAACGCCAAAAGTTACACTTGATGATCTTGACGACAGTGAAGACGAAAAACCAGCAAACGTATTAGATGCGGCTGCTGCAGGTGCTTCTTCAGGTATGATGCTAGCACTTAACGTTGGTGCAATGTTAATTGCATTCGTTGGTCTAATCGCATTAGCTAATGGTATCACTGGCGGTATCGGTGCTTGGTTCGATATGCCTGAACTAACTATCCAAATGATCTTAGGTTGGGTTTTCTCACCACTTGCATTCGTAATCGGTGTGCCATGGCACGAAGCGGTTGCTGCTGGTAGCTTCATTGGTCAAAAACTAGTTGTGAATGAATTTGTTGCTTTCTTAGACTTCGTTAGCTACATCAAAAACAACGAACTTTCTGAGCACACACAAATCATCATCTCATTTGCATTATGTGGTTTTGCTAACTTCTCATCTATTGCGATTCTATTAGGTGGTTTAGGTAGCTTAGCACCAACACGCCGTGCAGACATTGCAAGTATGGGTATGAAAGCGGTTCTTGCTGCTTCTTTAGCTAATTTAATGAGTGCTGCATTAGCGGGTCTATTCCTAGCTTAA
- a CDS encoding efflux RND transporter periplasmic adaptor subunit, with protein sequence MSKLTQLLIAIFLLSGCSKAPETATVELPKAVKYQRVSESTGSIYREISGQIRSAEQSSLSFRVNGVLQDIYVSKGDLVVTGQPLAQLDDSDFTVALNKTQASLGSSRASAKAANDQLQRATRLPEGIISLAELEQLSNNAEAALQQVKVIEADLARAKLELQRTILRSPFDGQIAAVSVDNFSKVSNGQEVIELIDGDAYEVEVLLPESMIGNISYQQAVTVAVSALQDQMFPGEVSEIGSRVENGNAFPVTIRLNKSSDKLRNGMSGSVKFTVNNSSVPAYLVPLTALDFTHSMAGEGSQDALLYVINEQTMVLEQRNVKVGNIRANNIEVYAGISENEAIVVAGIPFLRDGMTVTLWQAN encoded by the coding sequence ATGTCTAAATTAACGCAGTTATTAATCGCTATATTCTTGTTATCCGGGTGCAGTAAAGCACCTGAGACAGCAACTGTTGAGTTACCTAAAGCAGTTAAATACCAACGTGTGAGTGAATCAACAGGGTCAATCTACCGAGAGATATCGGGACAAATTCGTAGTGCCGAACAATCAAGTCTTAGTTTTCGTGTCAATGGTGTATTACAAGATATATATGTGAGTAAAGGTGATCTGGTGGTGACAGGGCAGCCGCTTGCGCAACTCGATGATTCTGACTTTACTGTAGCATTAAATAAAACCCAAGCATCCTTAGGTTCATCACGCGCTTCAGCAAAAGCAGCCAATGATCAATTACAAAGAGCAACACGCTTACCTGAAGGGATTATTTCTTTAGCTGAACTTGAGCAATTAAGCAATAACGCTGAAGCGGCGCTACAACAAGTTAAAGTGATTGAGGCGGATTTGGCCCGCGCTAAACTAGAATTACAACGCACTATTTTACGCTCTCCGTTTGATGGTCAAATTGCAGCTGTGAGTGTAGATAACTTTTCCAAAGTATCGAATGGCCAAGAAGTCATAGAGTTGATTGACGGTGATGCGTATGAAGTTGAAGTGTTATTACCAGAATCTATGATCGGTAATATTAGCTACCAACAGGCTGTAACGGTTGCCGTTTCTGCATTACAAGATCAAATGTTTCCTGGTGAAGTCAGTGAAATTGGCTCTCGCGTTGAAAACGGTAATGCATTTCCGGTGACCATCCGCTTAAATAAAAGCAGTGATAAATTACGTAATGGTATGTCTGGTTCGGTTAAGTTTACCGTGAATAACAGTAGTGTTCCCGCTTATTTAGTACCACTAACAGCGTTAGATTTTACCCATTCGATGGCCGGTGAGGGCTCTCAAGATGCGTTATTATACGTGATTAATGAACAGACCATGGTATTAGAACAGCGTAATGTAAAAGTGGGTAATATCCGCGCGAATAACATCGAAGTTTATGCTGGCATTAGTGAAAATGAAGCGATTGTGGTCGCGGGTATACCGTTCTTACGTGATGGTATGACGGTTACTTTATGGCAAGCAAATTAA
- a CDS encoding efflux RND transporter permease subunit encodes MDKLTLFALRNNRFTQLLLVLIIIIGTASFFNAPSKEDPEILVRTAVVVAQIPGMSPERIERLLTKPIEREAKQIPEVSELKSLVRTGYTQIKVTVADEHFDLQPIWDNLRNRMNDLKGSLPEGTIGPMVNDEFGRVASATIALYGEDYSLHELDLVSESIQDRISALATVSQVDIYGVQDERIWLEPDTDAMSRLGVSPGQLVAALQNQNIVLPGGKINTGKLELTIEPSGNFEALADIENLVILEPESGQNIYLRDLLSVRRGYVEPQNTPVYYKGKPSIILAVSMLSGITSDSFGADISKFVALEQQLLPAGLHFELATFQPDKVATAISSATSNLFQTVAIVLAVVMLFLGFRMGMIVGTIVPLTMMLSFIGMQIWDVSLQRMSIAAIIVSLGLLVDNGIVIAENINTRIIQGMKREAAALAASKTLAIPLLTSSLTTILAFMPLMLAQDVAGEYLRSLSQVIIIALLSSWLLSLLVTPLMCVWFFSAKGTKKTAMPNWVIVVNQWYGSVLKVLLNYRVSFMATMVVLLFVAVYGFKFITVQFMPGSERNQYLVYLNLPAGTPTAETDKVTHRFLAWLNDEKENPDVTSHIAYIGDGGPRFFLALAPVDRASNKAFVVVNTRDLDSALAMIEKTNNYIQQQLPEATGQAKRMWLGGSELGLVEYKLQGPDGDLLQQRSQLLMAGFADINGVVGITNDWENDIPKILVEVDQDRARRAGVSSRDIALSLNGFFDGYKVTDYRDGDRVIPVLMRGNQSRNDFDKLRSVEVTSGQSGVTVPLIQVANFGGESEPAIIRREDQQRTLIISAKHRQLQASELHKLMQPTLAQLDLPPGYRLRLGGELRGADEASSALFAYMPHCFALIALLLVLQLNSFRRPAVILMTIPLSLIGAVFGLTVTGAYFTFPAMLGMFSLAGVIINNGIVLIDQIEANRKANMLVNEALIEAGKARLRPILMTTLTTILGLIPLAIWGGEFWYSMAIVMIFGMAVGTVLTLGVVPVLYSLFYRSQDIKHQAKMVTNL; translated from the coding sequence ATGGATAAGCTAACCTTATTTGCATTAAGAAATAATCGCTTCACTCAGTTATTATTAGTGCTGATTATTATTATCGGCACGGCGTCATTTTTTAACGCGCCGAGTAAAGAAGACCCTGAAATTTTAGTGAGAACAGCTGTTGTTGTTGCCCAGATCCCTGGCATGTCACCTGAGCGTATCGAACGTCTGCTTACCAAACCGATAGAGCGTGAAGCCAAACAGATCCCGGAAGTGAGTGAGCTAAAATCGTTAGTTCGTACTGGTTATACGCAAATCAAAGTCACGGTTGCCGATGAACATTTTGATTTGCAGCCAATTTGGGACAATCTACGTAATCGCATGAATGATCTCAAAGGCTCGCTACCTGAAGGGACAATCGGTCCGATGGTGAATGATGAGTTTGGTCGAGTCGCATCTGCCACCATTGCGCTTTATGGCGAAGATTACTCATTACATGAATTGGATCTGGTTTCAGAATCCATTCAAGATCGTATTAGTGCCTTGGCAACGGTATCACAAGTTGATATCTACGGTGTCCAAGATGAACGTATTTGGTTAGAGCCTGATACGGATGCCATGAGTCGATTAGGCGTTTCTCCAGGTCAACTTGTGGCAGCACTACAAAATCAAAATATTGTCTTACCCGGCGGAAAAATCAATACCGGTAAACTTGAGCTGACCATTGAACCCAGTGGTAATTTTGAAGCCTTAGCTGATATTGAAAACTTAGTGATATTAGAACCTGAAAGTGGTCAAAACATTTACTTACGCGACCTATTGTCTGTACGTCGTGGTTATGTTGAACCGCAAAACACGCCGGTTTATTATAAAGGTAAACCGAGCATCATATTAGCGGTGTCGATGCTATCTGGTATCACCAGTGACAGTTTTGGCGCTGATATCAGTAAATTTGTGGCTTTAGAGCAACAGCTGCTACCTGCTGGTTTACACTTTGAATTGGCGACATTTCAACCTGATAAAGTCGCGACGGCAATTTCATCGGCAACATCAAACCTATTTCAAACCGTAGCGATTGTATTAGCGGTGGTGATGCTGTTTCTAGGTTTCAGAATGGGCATGATCGTCGGGACTATTGTGCCATTGACTATGATGCTCTCGTTTATCGGTATGCAGATATGGGATGTGTCTTTACAGCGTATGTCTATCGCCGCAATTATTGTCTCGCTTGGTTTATTAGTTGATAACGGCATTGTGATTGCTGAAAACATCAATACCCGTATTATTCAAGGGATGAAACGTGAAGCGGCGGCGCTGGCGGCGAGTAAAACCTTGGCTATCCCACTGTTAACGTCTTCATTAACGACAATCTTGGCGTTCATGCCTCTGATGTTAGCGCAGGATGTTGCGGGTGAATACTTACGCTCATTATCACAAGTTATCATCATTGCACTGTTGTCATCTTGGTTACTCAGTTTATTAGTAACGCCCTTGATGTGTGTGTGGTTCTTCTCTGCAAAAGGCACTAAGAAAACAGCTATGCCAAATTGGGTTATTGTTGTTAATCAATGGTACGGCAGTGTCTTAAAGGTATTACTCAACTATCGCGTGAGCTTTATGGCGACGATGGTGGTGTTATTATTTGTCGCAGTTTACGGCTTCAAATTTATTACCGTACAGTTTATGCCAGGCTCAGAGCGTAATCAGTATTTAGTTTATTTGAACTTGCCAGCAGGTACACCGACGGCGGAAACAGATAAAGTCACACATCGATTTTTAGCTTGGTTAAATGACGAGAAAGAAAATCCGGATGTCACCAGCCATATTGCTTATATTGGCGATGGTGGTCCGCGTTTCTTCTTGGCATTAGCACCTGTCGATCGCGCCTCGAATAAAGCTTTTGTGGTGGTCAATACCCGTGATCTTGATTCTGCGTTAGCAATGATAGAAAAAACCAATAATTATATTCAGCAGCAGTTACCTGAAGCAACTGGCCAAGCCAAACGCATGTGGTTAGGCGGTAGTGAGTTAGGGTTAGTGGAATATAAACTGCAAGGACCAGATGGCGATCTATTACAGCAACGATCACAATTGTTAATGGCTGGCTTTGCTGATATTAATGGTGTTGTCGGTATTACCAATGATTGGGAGAATGATATCCCTAAGATCTTGGTCGAAGTGGATCAAGATCGCGCGCGTCGTGCAGGGGTAAGTAGCCGCGATATTGCTTTGTCACTCAATGGTTTCTTTGATGGTTATAAAGTCACTGATTACCGCGATGGCGATCGGGTTATTCCTGTGTTGATGCGGGGTAATCAATCACGTAATGATTTTGATAAATTACGCAGCGTGGAAGTTACATCTGGGCAAAGTGGCGTAACCGTGCCTTTGATCCAGGTGGCTAATTTTGGTGGTGAGAGTGAACCTGCGATCATTCGCCGAGAAGACCAGCAACGTACGTTAATTATCAGTGCGAAGCATCGTCAACTGCAAGCAAGTGAACTGCATAAGCTCATGCAGCCGACATTAGCGCAGCTTGATTTACCGCCGGGTTACCGTCTACGTTTAGGGGGGGAGTTACGCGGTGCGGATGAAGCGAGTAGCGCGTTATTTGCTTATATGCCACATTGCTTTGCTTTGATCGCTTTATTGTTGGTATTACAGCTAAACTCATTCCGCCGTCCAGCGGTGATCTTAATGACTATCCCATTGTCATTGATTGGTGCTGTTTTTGGATTAACTGTCACAGGGGCATACTTTACTTTCCCTGCGATGTTAGGCATGTTTAGCCTCGCGGGGGTGATTATTAATAATGGCATTGTGCTTATCGATCAGATTGAGGCTAACCGTAAAGCTAATATGCTGGTTAACGAAGCGCTTATTGAAGCGGGTAAAGCACGTCTAAGACCTATTTTAATGACCACGTTGACGACTATTCTCGGACTGATTCCATTGGCTATTTGGGGTGGTGAATTTTGGTATTCGATGGCGATTGTGATGATTTTTGGTATGGCGGTTGGAACGGTATTAACCTTAGGTGTTGTACCTGTGTTGTATAGCTTGTTCTATCGTTCTCAAGATATTAAACATCAAGCGAAGATGGTTACGAACCTATAG
- a CDS encoding NupC/NupG family nucleoside CNT transporter translates to MNFVMGIVGVFALLGLALLLSDNRKAINFRTVGGAFAIQVIIGAFILYFPPGKELLQSFSTGVANVIAYGNEGIQFLFGDLARFKVGFIFAINVLPVIVFFSSLIAVLYYLGIMSMVINFIGGGLQKVLGTSRAESLSATANIFVGQTEAPLVVRPFIKSMTKSELFAVMVGGLASIAGSVLAGYAGLGIKIEYLVAASFMAAPGGLLMAKIIKPETETPKVSLDDLDDDNDDKPVNVLDAAAAGASSGMMLALNVGAMLIAFVGLIALANGITGGIGAWFDMPELTIQMILGWMFSPLAFVIGVPWHEAVAAGSFIGQKLVVNEFVAFLDFVSYIKNNELSEHTQIIISFALCGFANFSSIAILLGGLGSLAPSRRADIASMGMKAVLAASLANLMSATLAGLFLG, encoded by the coding sequence ATGAATTTTGTAATGGGTATTGTAGGCGTTTTCGCGCTACTCGGTTTAGCGCTGCTATTATCGGACAACAGAAAAGCAATTAACTTTCGCACTGTGGGTGGCGCATTCGCTATTCAGGTTATTATTGGCGCGTTCATTTTATATTTCCCTCCAGGTAAAGAGTTACTACAGAGTTTTTCTACTGGCGTAGCAAACGTCATTGCGTATGGTAATGAAGGTATTCAATTCTTATTTGGTGACTTAGCCAGATTCAAAGTAGGCTTCATTTTCGCGATCAACGTATTGCCTGTGATCGTATTTTTCTCATCATTAATCGCGGTTTTATACTATCTCGGTATCATGAGTATGGTGATTAACTTTATCGGTGGTGGTTTACAGAAGGTATTAGGCACGAGTCGTGCGGAATCACTTTCTGCAACAGCGAATATTTTTGTTGGTCAAACTGAAGCGCCACTTGTTGTGCGTCCATTCATTAAATCAATGACTAAATCAGAGTTATTTGCGGTGATGGTTGGTGGACTTGCCTCTATCGCTGGGTCAGTACTCGCTGGTTATGCTGGTCTTGGTATTAAAATTGAGTATCTCGTGGCTGCGTCATTCATGGCAGCGCCGGGCGGTCTATTAATGGCTAAGATTATTAAGCCAGAAACAGAAACGCCAAAGGTATCGTTGGATGATCTTGACGACGACAATGACGACAAACCAGTAAACGTACTTGATGCAGCGGCTGCGGGTGCGTCTTCAGGTATGATGTTAGCGCTTAACGTTGGTGCAATGTTAATTGCATTCGTTGGTCTAATTGCCCTCGCAAATGGTATCACAGGTGGTATTGGTGCTTGGTTTGATATGCCTGAATTGACCATTCAAATGATCTTAGGTTGGATGTTCTCGCCACTGGCATTTGTTATTGGTGTGCCGTGGCACGAAGCCGTCGCTGCGGGTAGTTTCATCGGTCAGAAATTGGTAGTGAATGAGTTTGTTGCTTTCCTTGATTTCGTTAGCTACATTAAAAATAACGAACTATCTGAGCATACTCAAATCATCATTTCTTTCGCACTGTGTGGTTTTGCTAACTTTTCATCGATTGCGATTTTGCTCGGTGGTTTAGGTAGCTTAGCGCCGTCACGTCGTGCTGACATTGCGAGTATGGGGATGAAAGCGGTATTAGCTGCTTCTTTAGCTAACTTAATGAGCGCAACGTTGGCTGGTTTATTCCTGGGCTAA